In Aspergillus nidulans FGSC A4 chromosome II, a single window of DNA contains:
- a CDS encoding GTP-binding protein (transcript_id=CADANIAT00004859), whose product MSFPSSPPSISLSNSAAPNLPLPAKVEKVTETENRMPSIPITILTGFLGSGKTTLLLNLLPQLPKSYKLALLKNEFGDVAIDSQLASTSAISGVRELLNGCICCNLVGQLSDALSELESTVDPDRIIIETSGSAFPATLAMEVNRLSRESPHNEDGSSKYTLDGVVSVIDVENWAGYEDTSYTAKIQARYTDLIVFNKWEHVSERRFDEVLDRVGDLEVQTPWVKSDKGRVEKDVLLGIDGALFAKQVIENGHEHGHEHADGHGHEHGHQSEVEVLSVTLRQTEGTGASTIDVPALEKLLSSAPKEEVYRIKGILRCSTQTPLASSSDDLDVRPSPSNSSDSAYYILNWAFGRWTCTSSEVVADAADPATVARITFILARYESAKWKKKLDGGALVQSDGAELNVERLV is encoded by the coding sequence ATgtctttcccctcttcccctccatccaTCTCACTCTCGAACTCAGCAGCGCCTAACCTTCCTCTCCCCGCGAAAGTCGAAAAAGTGACGGAAACGGAAAACAGAATGCCTTCAATTCCAATAACAATCCTGACCGGCTTCCTCGGTTCCGGCAAAACAACATTATTATTGAACCTTCTTCCACAACTCCCGAAATCATACAAACTCGCCTTGCTGAAAAATGAATTTGGCGACGTAGCCATTGACTCCCAACTCGCCTCCACTTCCGCCATCTCAGGCGTCCGCGAACTCCTCAATGGCTGTATTTGCTGCAACCTGGTAGGGCAACTCTCTGACGCTCTCTCCGAACTCGAATCAACTGTGGATCCAGACCGGATCATCATCGAGACAAGCGGGAGCGCATTCCCCGCTACGTTGGCGATGGAAGTGAATCGACTTTCTCGAGAATCACCACACAATGAAGACGGAAGCAGCAAGTATACACTGGATGGAGTTGTGTCTGTCATCGACGTGGAGAATTGGGCGGGCTACGAGGACACGAGCTACACTGCGAAGATACAGGCTAGGTATACGGATCTTATCGTGTTTAATAAGTGGGAACATGTGTCAGAGCGACGGTTTGATGAGGTCCTTGATCGGGTTGGTGATCTGGAGGTTCAAACCCCGTGGGTAAAAAGTGACAAGGGGAGGGTGGAGAAGGATGTGCTGCTTGGGATTGATGGGGCGCTGTTTGCAAAGCAGGTTATCGAGAACGGACATGAACATGGACATGAGCATGCAGATGGGCATGGACACGAGCATGGGCATCAGTCCGAGGTAGAAGTTTTGTCTGTTACGCTACGGCAGACCGAAGGAACAGGAGCATCGACAATTGACGTACCCGCGTTGGAAAAGCTCCTCTCCTCAGCTCCCAAGGAAGAGGTTTACCGGATTAAGGGGATCCTGCGCTGTTCGACGCAGACGCCGCTGGCGAGTTCGTCGGATGACTTGGATGTGCGGCCATCGCCTTCAAACTCTAGCGACTCAGCGTACTACATTCTCAACTGGGCCTTTGGGCGATGGACGTGCACGAGCTCGGAAGTTGTGGCGGATGCTGCTGATCCGGCTACAGTTGCGCGGATTACATTTATCCTGGCAAGGTATGAATCggcgaagtggaagaagaagttggatgGTGGGGCGTTGGTGCAAAGCGATGGGGCGGAGTTGAATGTTGAGCGCCTTGTATAG
- a CDS encoding ornithine decarboxylase (transcript_id=CADANIAT00004860), which produces MPKLYDKPDFYVNNIHQFSNHGADDLSQSRLAAKDLVLNVLKKRAAEVDTDRCAPGEEDAFYVADMGEVYRQHLRWKMNLSRVRPFYAVKCNPDPEVLRLMAKLGNGFDCASKAEIDMALSTGVDPSRIIYAQPCKTKSYLRHAAKVGVKQMTFDNADELYKIKACYPEAELYLRILTDDSNSLCQFSMKFGASLDVARQLLELAHQLELKIVGVSFHVGSGAEDPKAFLKAVQDARLVFDQAAEIGHELHTLDVGGGFTGETFEKFAAVLDSALETYFPPNIRIIAEPGRYYVGGAFTLAANIIARRGVQDPENPSKDAYMIYLNDGVYGNFSNIIFDHQHPEARILSCASEINGRPVSEDVTYSIWGPTCDGIDVISQRSVLPGLLDVGDWLYFEEMGAYTRCSATRFNGFSDNHEVIYISSEAGASALLEY; this is translated from the exons ATGCCTAAACTTTATGACAAACCCGACTTTTATGTCAATAATATCCACCAGTTCAGCAATCATGGAGCGGATGATCTGTCGCAATCTCGGTTGGCTGCCAAGGACCTGGTCTTGAatgtgctgaagaagcgagcTGCTGAGGTCGACACCGACCGATGCgctcctggagaagaagatgcttTCTATGTGGCAGACATGGGTGAGGTTTATCGCCAGCACTTGCGCTGGAAAATGAACCTAAGCCGTGTGCGCCCTTTTTATG CGGTCAAGTGCAACCCCGATCCCGAGGTCCTCCGCCTCATGGCCAAGCTTGGAAACGGTTTCGACTGTGCTTCCAAGGCGGAGATCGACATGGCTCTTTCGACTGGCGTTGATCCTAGCCGCATCATTTATGCGCAGCCCTGCAAGACCAAGTCGTACCTGCGTCACGCCGCCAAGGTTGGCGTCAAGCAGATGACCTTCGATAACGCCGATGAGCTGTATAAGATCAAGGCCTGCTATCCTGAGGCAGAGCTCTACCTGCGCATCCTCACCGACGACTCAAACAGCTTGTGCCAATTCAGTATGAAGTTCGGCGCCTCTCTGGATGTGGCTCGTcagcttcttgagctggcccaCCAACTTGAGCTCAAGATCGTTGGCGTGAGCTTCCACGTTGGCTCTGGTGCAGAGGACCCCAAGGCTTTCCTCAAGGCCGTTCAGGATGCTCGCCTGGTCTTTGATCAAGCCGCCGAGATCGGCCACGAGCTGCACACTCTCGATGTTGGTGGCGGGTTCACCGGGGAGACTTTCGAGAAATTTGCCGCCGTCCTTGACAGCGCTCTCGAAACGTACTTTCCGCCGAACATCCGCATAATTGCAGAGCCGGGCCGCTACTACGTTGGTGGAGCGTTCACCCTAGCGGCGAACATCATTGCGCGCCGCGGTGTGCAGGACCCCGAGAACCCCAGCAAGGACGCTTACATGATTTATCTCAACGATGGTGTTTATGGAAACTTTTCGAACATCATCTTTGATCACCAACACCCAGAAGCACGCATCCTTTCCTGCGCGTCCGAGATTAATGGTCGCCCTGTCTCCGAAGATGTGACCTATTCCATTTGGGGACCCACTTGCGATGGTATTGACGTCATCAGCCAGCGCAGCGTGCTTCCTGGTTTGTTGGACGTTGGCGACTGGCTTTACTTTGAGGAAATGGGTGCCTATACCCGATGCAGCGCAACACGTTTCAACGGCTTCTCCGATAACCATGAGGTGATCTACATCTCTAGCGAGGCGGGCGCCTCTGCTCTCCTTGAATATTAG
- a CDS encoding uncharacterized protein (transcript_id=CADANIAT00004861) has translation MGEGKSSVGVKVDENNAPIGEETRGSSSRRRDVVKSVSKASRRYNVTREQEAGFLQKIKLVYERFMNLGSRGWGRSNDLRWCSGCRFLTNGGLALTKLRAEGTTPPGQTGKERPRTRTGNKTRQGVANLIEGRGKTQTDLSFDAMKERR, from the exons ATGGGTGAGGGAAAAAGCTCAGTGGGCGTCAAGGTGGACGAAAATAACGCGCCGATCGGGGAGGAGACTCGTGGAAGCAGTAGCAGGAGGCGGGATGTTGTTAAGAGTGTCTCTAAGGCGTCGAGGCGATACAATGTGACGAGGGAGCAGGAAGCCGGCTTC CTCCAGAAGATCAAGTTGGTGTATGAGAGATTTATGAATCTCGGGTCGAGGGGCTGGGGGAGGAGCAATGACCTCCGCTGGTGCAGTGGGTGCAGATTTTTAACGAACGGCGGCCTGGCCCTGACGAAACTTAGGGCAGAGGGCACAACGCCGCCAGGCCAAACCGGAAAGGAGAGGCCCAGAACAAGAACGGGAAACAAGACACGGCAGGGGGTAGCAAACCTGATCGAGGGAAGGGGGAAAACGCAAACGGACCTTTCCTTTGACGCGATGAAAGAACGAAGATAG
- a CDS encoding uncharacterized protein (transcript_id=CADANIAT00004862) — protein sequence MNQEQATRESLGSSSRDEERGSRSQRRSASSSGFLVDSFLPRSSKSLRTSGHHFRRSEIENRANLGNLEAETTPKKRSRFRWSRQRESTKESDTVSQDANDGTEVISSLRLPRDATLSESHDKSAAHHSGSRAESRNDPAALGLDKDSLQIVNLALNLSESRRKGNVGYQASSQIPRGSWAPSGDSCASAAGSIPRHDSYPGINATQSLGDERLRSVNLPMSMLTNDVLNSLPKSATSEPTPQGFSGGTLARAANARRHFELRHEYLRLLPSLPPLKPYSSHSTNDSPRANCHQSHRAYNPLQAIRNRKVRFRERCPIDPEAEGWNDVEKVHSWVDSVEAAYSHQARNPLECLKLPPYKGRNSEGGLGRGVKDIDPSTASPPSSLRRISRTGSIKSRRPRSDWLIYPDELLADAAWVEDAQNKSRITDRDGNILYPNPSFFLVNDAPQEQLQESGFLNGRPSYHASHSDARQSQSFDPKEFDRGRQSHRFRTSRRSSSVSVEDTGPKRRMFKIRSRSSSSSSADEKPYRGSLLSNIKSPRRSVSPWRRKGMIWNEKRGSVSSVPSADDRYDPLYLGRMGTHGTNTGLELGYFPSIASNLSPPSSRSSSPAKRGFTRGTGSRRAHSRSSHHRKGADDDSSVDFEAMRKDSLPITNSGAQVDDELPPLPAKGSTNNAESRRTNPHERKDTVPHESKLRGIFKGPGKIAGKVGNEVSKMGDFILKKDSGGHSRQSSFAISDDSEFEDEEAKSEKLAIPRAILRRLPTFTDDLGRSTPRNSDKSLTKNQSQTPPTIVEPRQQRDDIEVVSPHTRLLGLQGDASSSLGHHDGKPSGHSINRGPRILQFGPEIHTVQNEIRKGRIKDDSVPFSIARPPITGLAKAQPTPMTSSHSVRPTLSGQSRSWSISDRSVSVSIESGVPGKQEIERTRALLLSSGIKAREIARRAEEARRRPPEFLQRSFGADSATPPVPRIYEHEVASQRLLRRIEASHNSFDSSMDQIPKAAFLPLKSKLSTLEDLVEKSLNTRVRVAAEEAENLSMQLNTTSTLAVKQLSDTLDHGLRKRHRRLRWLRRTGFVMLEWALIGLLWWVWLIVVAFKLLRKLFHGLASGVRWILWL from the coding sequence ATGAATCAGGAGCAAGCTACGAGGGAGTCACTCGGGAGTAGCTCTCGGGATGAAGAGCGAGGCAGCAGAAGTCAGCGACGAAGCGCCAGCTCTAGCGGATTCCTTGTCGATTCATTCTTACCACGCTCATCAAAGAGCCTTCGAACCAGCGGTCACCACTTTCGTCGCTCGGAAATAGAAAATCGGGCAAATCTTGGAAACTTAGAAGCCGAAACTACCCCGAAGAAACGATCCCGATTTCGATGGAGTCGCCAACGAGAGTCTACAAAGGAGTCGGACACTGTCAGCCAGGATGCTAATGATGGCACGGAAGTCATTAGCTCTCTTCGCTTGCCGCGAGATGCCACGCTTTCAGAATCGCATGACAAGAGTGCAGCCCATCATAGTGGAAGTCGTGCAGAGAGTCGTAATGACCCAGCAGCTCTAGGCTTGGATAAAGATTCTCTACAGATTGTCAACTTAGCATTGAATTTGAGTGAGTCGAGAAGAAAGGGCAATGTTGGATATCAGGCTTCAAGTCAAATTCCTCGAGGATCATGGGCACCATCAGGGGACTCTTGTGCTTCCGCAGCGGGCAGCATTCCGCGTCATGACTCTTATCCTGGCATCAACGCTACGCAGTCCTTGGGAGATGAACGCCTGAGATCCGTCAACCTTCCAATGTCCATGTTAACGAATGATGTGCTGAATTCGCTGCCCAAATCCGCAACGTCTGAACCCACGCCGCAAGGATTTTCGGGGGGGACGCTGGCCCGAGCTGCAAATGCTCGTCGCCATTTTGAGCTACGACATGAAtatcttcgccttcttccttctcttccgccccTCAAACCTTATAGCAGTCATTCTACAAACGATTCACCTCGTGCTAATTGTCACCAATCACATCGTGCTTACAACCCACTCCAAGCAATCCGCAATCGAAAGGTCAGGTTTCGTGAGCGCTGTCCAATCGATCCCGAAGCAGAGGGATGGAATGATGTTGAGAAAGTTCATAGCTGGGTTGATTCGGTTGAGGCAGCGTACAGTCACCAGGCTCGGAATCCCCTAGAATGCCTTAAGCTCCCTCCTTATAAAGGCAGAAATTCAGAGGGAGGATTGGGCCGAGGTGTGAAGGATATTGACCCATCTACTGCCTCCCCGCCTTCCAGCTTGCGGCGTATCAGTCGTACAGGCAGTATCAAGTCTCGCAGGCCCAGGTCTGACTGGCTAATATACCCTGATGAACTGCTTGCAGATGCAGCTTGGGTCGAGGATGCGCAGAATAAGAGCAGAATCACGGATAGGGATGGAAATATCTTATACCCAAATCCGTCTTTCTTCCTTGTGAATGATGCCCCCCAGGAGCAATTACAGGAAAGCGGTTTTCTTAATGGGCGGCCCTCGTATCATGCCTCACACTCTGATGCCCGCCAAAGCCAATCTTTTGACCCGAAGGAGTTCGACCGCGGGAGACAGTCTCATAGGTTTAGGACCTCTCGGCGAAGCAGCAGTGTCTCTGTGGAGGATACAGGGCCTAAAAGGCGCATGTTCAAGATTCGGTCACGGAGctcctcaagctcaagcGCAGACGAGAAGCCGTACCGTGGGTCTCTTTTAAGCAATATCAAATCTCCCAGGAGGTCGGTGTCTCCATGGAGACGGAAGGGAATGATTTGGAATGAAAAGAGGGGATCTGTATCATCCGTCCCGAGCGCAGATGACCGTTACGATCCTCTTTATTTGGGGAGAATGGGAACCCACGGGACAAACACGGGCTTGGAGCTTGGGTATTTTCCTAGCATTGCCTCTAACTTATCACCTCCATCAagtcgatcttcttctcctgccaaGCGAGGTTTCACGCGAGGGACGGGGTCTCGGAGAGCTCACAGCCGAAGTAGCCATCATAGGAAAGGCGCTGATGACGACAGCTCCGTTGATTTTGAAGCCATGCGCAAGGACAGCTTGCCGATCACAAACAGTGGTGCTCAAGTTGATGATGAACTACCACCCCTCCCTGCGAAAGGCTCAACAAATAATGCAGAAAGTCGGCGGACAAACCCTCATGAGCGGAAAGACACCGTTCCCCATGAGTCGAAACTGCGCGGGATATTTAAAGGCCCAGGGAAGATTGCTGGCAAAGTCGGCAATGAGGTCTCAAAAATGGGAGATTTCATATTGAAGAAGGACAGCGGAGGGCACTCCCGCCAGTCATCCTTCGCGATATCTGACGATAGCGAatttgaagacgaggaagcGAAGAGTGAGAAACTAGCTATTCCTAGGGCTATATTACGCCGCTTACCTACATTTACCGACGATCTTGGTCGGTCAACTCCAAGAAACTCGGACAAGTCTCTCACGAAGAATCAGTCGCAGACACCGCCCACTATTGTCGAGCCTCGACAGCAGCGTGATGATATTGAGGTCGTCAGTCCTCATACCCGGCTGTTAGGCCTCCAAGGAGATGCAAGCAGCTCCCTCGGTCACCATGACGGTAAGCCGTCTGGCCATTCCATAAATCGTGGTCCTCGAATTCTGCAATTTGGGCCAGAGATTCACACAGTGCAAAATGAGATTCGTAAAGGTCGAATCAAGGATGATTCGGTTCCTTTTAGCATAGCTCGCCCTCCCATAACCGGCCTCGCAAAAGCTCAACCGACTCCAATGACCTCTTCGCATAGCGTCCGCCCGACGCTCTCCGGTCAGTccagaagctggagcataTCTGACCGTAGTGTCTCGGTATCGATCGAGTCTGGTGTCCCGGGTAAGCAAGAGATTGAGCGCACTagggctcttcttctgtcatCGGGTATAAAAGCTCGAGAGATTGCCCGTCGGGCCGAAGAAGCACGCAGGCGGCCCCCTGAATTTCTTCAACGCTCATTCGGTGCGGACTCTGCCACACCTCCCGTTCCCCGAATATATGAGCATGAAGTGGCAAGTCAGAGACTTCTCAGACGAATTGAAGCGTCTCACAATTCCTTTGACAGCTCGATGGATCAGATACCGAAGGCTGCATTTTTACCTCTGAAGTCAAAACTCTCCACTCTCGAAGACTTGGTCGAAAAATCACTCAATACTCGCGTTCGCGTTGCGGCCGAGGAAGCCGAAAATCTTAGTATGCAGCTCAACACTACCAGCACTCTCGCCGTGAAGCAGTTGAGTGACACGCTCGACCATGGTCTCCGAAAACGGCACCGTCGGCTGCGCTGGCTGCGGCGCACGGGCTTCGTAATGCTCGAGTGGGCGCTGATTGGGCTATTGTGGTGGGTGTGGTTGATTGTCGTGGCTTTTAAACTCCTTCGCAAGCTTTTCCATGGTTTGGCCTCTGGCGTGAGGTGGATTCTGTGGCTATGA
- a CDS encoding protein mic60 (transcript_id=CADANIAT00004863) — protein MLRSSVLQGRHILSSSARPRPAPQWLARAGASSRLAGQRFFADAKSPTPVTPSSATPVPAETAAKSTAGPSATETPTPAPTRKTGRFRKFLIYLILTSGLAYGGGVFLALKSDNFHDFFTEYVPYGEESVLYFEERDFYRRFPNTLRNKNRLSPASRDEGSRVTIPSKSGLSSKEVEETGTDVSQPGPHMSAVTPAKADEATIKPAAAKPEEKTAAVKEAKKQAQEPEKPREEPKQEPKLPGSAPITTLEFANVSEGDEPIVQELVKTFNDIITVISADEDSAKYSKPVAKAKEELQKIGEQILSVRDEARRAAQEEIEKAHATFDESARELIRRFEEVRANDAAQYREEFEAERERLALAYQQKIQTELQRAQEIAEQRLQNELVEQAIELNRKYIHEVKDLVEREREGRLSKLSELTSSVSELETLVTGWREVIDTNLKTQQLQVAVDAVRSALERSTVPRPFVRELVAVKELAGDDPVVEAAIASINPAAYQRGIPSTSQIIERFRRVADEVRKASLLPEDAGIASHAASLVLSKVMFKKDAEAGSDDVESVLLRTENLLEQGNLDDAAREMNSLKGWAKILSKDWLADVRRVLEVKQALEVIETEARLQCLRVE, from the exons ATGCTGCGTTCATCTGTTCTACAGGGCCGGCATATACTGTCGTCTTCGGCTCGCCCACGGCCAGCACCTCAATGGCTTGCGAGAGCTGGAGCAAGTAGCCGCCTCGCCGGTCAG AGATTCTTCGCTGATGCAAAATCTCCTACTCCTGTTACACCTTCATCCGCCACTCCAGTTCCCGCAGAGACCGCCGCGAAATCGACCGCAG GCCCCAGTGCTACTGAGACACCCACTCCAGCGCCAACCCGCAAGACTGGCCGCTTTCGAAAGTTTCTGATCTACCTCATCCTTACATCCGGGTTGGCATACGGTGGTGGTGTCTTCTTGGCTCTCAAATCCGATAACTTCCACGACTTCTTCACGGAATATGTCCCATACGGCGAAGAATCCGTGCTCTACTTTGAAGAACGAGATTTTTACCGTCGATTCCCGAACACGCTCAGAAATAAGAACCGTCTTTCTCCCGCATCTCGGGATGAGGGCAGTCGGGTTACTATCCCAAGCAAGAGCGGGCTTTCTTCtaaggaagttgaagaaactggaactGATGTGTCCCAACCTGGCCCACACATGAGTGCTGTTACTCCAGCCAAGGCCGATGAGGCGACTATCAAGCCTGCGGCTGCAAAGCCCGAGGAGAAGACTGCTGCAGTTaaagaggcgaagaagcaagcgcaagaacctGAGAAACCTAGGGAAGAGCCCAAGCAAGAGCCCAAACTGCCTGGATCAGCCCCCATCACAACCCTTGAATTCGCCAATGTTAGCGAAGGAGACGAGCCGATTGTTCAGGAGCTGGTCAAAACATTCAACGACATAATCACCGTCATTAGCGCTGACGAGGACTCGGCTAAGTACTCCAAGCCAGTTGCtaaggcgaaggaggagctccagaagaTTGGTGAGCAGATTCTGAGTGTTCGGGATGAGGCACGTCGCGCTGCTCAAGAGGAAATCGAGAAAGCTCACGCTACCTTTGATGAGTCTGCCCGTGAGCTCATCCGCCGCTTTGAAGAAGTACGTGCCAACGATGCTGCTCAATACCGTGAAGAGTTTGAGGCGGAGCGCGAGAGGCTAGCGCTTGCCTACCAGCAGAAGATTCAGACAGAATTGCAGAGAGCCCAGGAAATCGCAGAGCAGCGTCTCCAGAACGAACTCGTGGAACAGGCAATTGAGCTCAACCGCAAGTACATACATGAAGTGAAAGACTTAGTTGAGCGCGAGCGCGAGGGCCGCCTTAGCAAGCTGTCTGAGCTTACCTCAAGCGTCAGCGAACTTGAGACACTCGTCACCGGCTGGAGGGAGGTCATCGACACTAACCTCAAAACCCAGCAACTCCAGGTGGCTGTGGACGCAGTTAGATCCGCTCTTGAGCGCTCAACAGTCCCTCGACCCTTCGTGCGAGAATTGGTGGCTGTCAAAGAATTGGCTGGAGATGACCCGGTCGTTGAAGCGGCTATTGCATCTATCAACCCCGCAGCGTATCAGCGCGGTATTCCTTCAACATCCCAGATCATTGAGCGTTTCCGCCGTGTCGCCGATGAAGTCCGTAAAGCCAGCCTGCTTCCCGAGGACGCCGGTATTGCAAGCCACGCGGCAAGCTTAGTATTGAGCAAGGTTAtgttcaagaaggatgccgAGGCCGGAAGTGATGACGTTGAGAGTGTTTTGCTGCGGACGGAAAATCTTCTGGAACAAGGAAACCTGGACGATGCTGCTCGTGAGATGAACTCGCTAAAGGGATGGGCCAAGATTCTGAGCAAAGACTGGTTGGCGGATGTGCGCAGGGTTCTCGAGGTGAAGCAGGCTCTAGAA GTGATCGAAACCGAGGCACGTCTTCAGTGTCTAAGGGTTGAGTAG
- a CDS encoding Rab family GTPase rabB (transcript_id=CADANIAT00004864) — protein sequence MASRAAAGARPGARFAQFKLVLLGESAVGKSSLVLRFVKDQFDDYRESTIGAAFLTQTISLDESTTVKFEIWDTAGQERYKSLAPMYYRNANCAVVVYDITQASSLDKAKSWVKELQRQANENIVIALAGNKLDLVTENPDKRAIPTADAEAYAREAGLLFFETSAKTSSNVRELFTAIAKKLPLDQAGPRNMRTAPRPGVDLRPEAPGTQSGGACNC from the exons ATGGCATCCAGAGCCGCAGCAGGCGCCCGTCCAGGTGCTAGGTTCGCTCAGTTCaagctcgttctcctcg GAGAATCTGCCGTAGGAAAG AGCTCATTAGTCCTGAGATTTGTTAAG GACCAATTCGACGACTATCGAGAATCAACAATCGGTGCCGCATTCCTGACACAAACCATTTCGCTGGATGAAAGTACAACAGTGAAATTTGAGATCTGGGATACCGCCGGTCAAGAAAGATACAAGTCCTTGGCTCCCATGTACTACCGGAATGCGAACTGTGCTGTCGTTGTATATGATATCACTCAAGCT TCATCGCTAGACAAAGCCAAATCATGGGTCAAGGAATTACAACGCCAGGCAAACGAAAATATTGTCATCGCCCTCGCAGGCAACAAGCTTGATCTTGTTACCGAGAACCCCGACAAGAGGGCTATCCCcactgctgatgctgaagcatATGCGCGCGAAGCCggtcttcttttcttcgagaCTTCCGCTAAAACGTCTTCAAATGTGCGCGAACTCTTCACAGCCATCGCAAAGAAGCTTCCACTTGATCAAGCTGGACCCCGAAACATGCGAACAGCACCTCGCCCTGGTGTAGATCTCCGACCGGAAGCACCGGGAACCCAAAGTGGCGGAGCGTGTAATTGTTAG